In a single window of the Acyrthosiphon pisum isolate AL4f chromosome X, pea_aphid_22Mar2018_4r6ur, whole genome shotgun sequence genome:
- the LOC103307816 gene encoding uncharacterized protein LOC103307816: MGVNNALYIQIHCFADASIKASAAAMYSYLRATDEYGNHVAHLIASKSRVAPLKVISLAKLELCAAVLLVRLVHKILPSLRVNCVRRYFWSDSTIVLAWISSPASKWKTFVAHRVGEVQQFSAITEWAHVNSEDNPADVHSRGCSPK; this comes from the coding sequence ATGGGAGTTAATAATGCGCtgtatatacaaatacactGTTTCGCGGACGCGTCAATTAAAGCATCTGCGGCAGCGATGTACTCGTATTTACGCGCGACAGACGAGTACGGCAATCACGTCGCGCACTTAATTGCCTCCAAATCACGAGTAGCCCCACTGAAGGTAATTTCTTTGGCCAAATTAGAATTGTGTGCGGCGGTCTTACTCGTGCGCTTAGTTCATAAAATACTGCCCAGTTTGCGCGTAAATTGTGTTCGACGTTATTTTTGGTCAGACTCTACAATAGTTTTGGCATGGATAAGTTCACCGGCGTCCAAATGGAAAACCTTCGTGGCTCATAGAGTCGGAGAGGTACAACAGTTTTCCGCTATAACGGAATGGGCACACGTTAATTCTGAGGACAATCCCGCGGACGTACATTCCAGAGGCTGTAGTCCAAAATAG
- the LOC103307817 gene encoding uncharacterized protein LOC103307817, giving the protein MQLINADRRNPVLLPAQSKLTTLIYFMYEHYRQLHVGPQALLATIRDQYWPLNGRNIARSVVNKCVICFKLKPFTFEPVMGDLPKARMQPGRAFVTTGMDFAGPIKIKICARRNAPILKAYICVFVCFATKAVHIELFQGTSSERCVSEVGINWKFIPVYSPHFGGLWGSAVKSIKHHLVRQLGSTALTFEELYTVLNRIEVCLNSHPLSPLSSDPSDLNVLTPGHFLIGGSLTCLPDKDVANVPTNRLRRWLFGFTGSEVEENSKNLSLNQSIPLHYNRIVSYTDSESIESETEKSDLGN; this is encoded by the exons ATGCAATTAATCAACGCTGATAGGCGAAATCCAGTATTATTACCAGCACAGTCCAAATtaacaacattaatatattttatgtacgaaCATTATCGCCAGCTACATGTAGGTCCTCAAGCTCTATTGGCGACAATTAGGGATCAATATTGGCCATTAAACGGCAGAAATATCGCCAGATCAGTGGTAAATAAATgcgttatttgttttaaacttaaacCCTTTACATTCGAACCAGTTATGGGTGACCTGCCGAAAGCACGCATGCAACCCGGCCGCGCGTTTGTGACCACTGGTATGGATTTTGCCGGTCCCATAAAAATCAAGATATGCGCTCGCCGAAATGCTCCGATATTAAAAGCATATATATGTGTGTTCGTGTGTTTCGCCACCAAGGCAGTACACATAGAGTTG TTCCAAGGAACATCAAGCGAACGTTGCGTGTCCGAAGTTGGAATAAATTGGAAATTCATTCCCGTATACAGCCCTCATTTCGGTGGATTGTGGGGAAGCGCCGTTAAGTCGATAAAACATCACTTAGTCAGGCAGCTAGGCAGTACAGCTTTAACGTTTGAAGAACTATACACCGTATTAAATCGTATAGAAGTTTGCTTAAACTCCCATCCTTTATCCCCGTTATCTTCTGATCCATCCGACCTAAACGTGCTCACGCCTGGGCATTTCCTTATTGGTGGCTCTCTAACCTGTTTACCAGATAAAGACGTGGCAAACGTGCCAACTAATCGTCTTCGTCGCTG GTTATTTGGTTTTACAGGAAGTGAAGTCGAGGAGAACTCGAAAAATTTGTCATTGAACCAGAGTATACCTTTACATTACAATag AATTGTATCATACACCGATTCAGAAAGTATAGAATCAGAAACTGAAAAATCAGATTTAGGAAATTGA